The genomic window GGTGATGTAGCGGCCCAGCGGCCCCCCGGTGACGCTCGCAGTCGTCGGGTCCCCCTCGGGCAGACCGGAGATGCGCCGCAGCGAGAGGTCGAGCAAGTTCCACCAGGACATGGCTTCCGCCTCCTTCACGCGCTCGGGATCGGGCTCGGGGTCCATCTCGGAACCTAAACCGCCTCCGGGTTCAGCCGCGGAGGCGTTCACGCCAGCAACCTCGGCAGATCCTCGAGGTCCCGCGGCCTGACGACGTAGCCTGCCGGGAGCTCGGACAGCCACCGCTCCTGTTCGGCGCTCGGAGCCTCGCCGTCCTGCTTGAGCTCGAGCCACAGCACCTTCCGCTGCCGGACCAAAGTGAGGTCGGGGTAGCCACTCGCGCCATTCACCGGGCGCTTGTTGCGGACCATCGGGAGGCTGAACACGAGCCAGCCCAGGTCATGGGCCATCCTGACGACCCGCGCTTTCAGCTCGGCCTCGGTCACGGCATCAACCCCCGGAGGCTCCGCCCGATCTCCTCAGGGATCTGAGGAACGACGGCGTTGCCAAGTGCTCGCAGTCGGTGAACACGGTTCACGACCCCGTGGGCGACACGCGGGATGTCGGGCTCTTGATCCCACCACCCCATCGCTTCTGCGCGTTCCTGCGGCCCAACTCCGAGAGGCATGGGCGCGAACAGGTGATCCCCTTCTTGGAGTGCTTCGGGATGAACTCCGTCCCGCAGATCGCGCACGACCTCGGCACCTTGCTCCCGTGGCCCCATGTCCCCGCCTCGACGTGCCGCTTCGCGTGGCAGTCCTGGCACAGGATCACGACCGTCTCGGGCTGCGAGTAGTCGGGGTGGTGCCGCTGTAGGCTCTCCACCGCCCCGCAGTCCTCGCACGTCGTCATGGCAGGCACAGCCCGTTGGGCTCTCTTTCGCACGGCGGCCCGCTTCATATGTCACCTCCGTCCAATGGAGCGGGAACCCCATGAGCCACTCGACCCACGTCGGGTTCAGTTGCCCACCGGGTTCCGTGCGGGGCGCTTGCAGCAGCGACTTCGAAGGGTCCGCACCCATCGAGTCCATCCCTTCCGCCCGTGGTGTTGGGAAGCGCTTCACCGCCACGTTGAGCGGGTCGCTGTTCCGGTTCCACTGCGATGGCCCGGCGTTGTTCTTGGCGTCCTGGACGGGCGGCGTCGGCCACATCCGCACCGCCATCCCCAGCGGCATCCCGCCTTGGGCGAACCGCGTCGAGTGATCCCCGGTGGTTGGCGTCGGCCAGAGGCCCTGGCTGTTCGGTCCGGGCAACGATCCAGAGCCGTTCGCGGAGGTGCGGAGCTCCAACGTCGGAAGCGGAAATGACATGCCGTTCTGTGTGATACCCGAGGGTGTCCAGGTCACCGAGGACTTCCCCGAGGGCTCGTCCTCCGTTGACAGCCAAGAGGTTTCGGACGTTCTCCACGAGCACGTACCGCGGTCGTAGAACGCTGACGGCACGGGCGAACTCGGGCCAGAGCCACCGAACATCGTCCTGGGCTGCCTGCTTCCCCGCGACGGAGATGGGCTGGCAGGGGAACCCGCCAGCGATGAGGTCAACGGGCTCGACCGATGACCAGTCAACG from Armatimonadota bacterium includes these protein-coding regions:
- the dcm gene encoding DNA (cytosine-5-)-methyltransferase, whose translation is MRELTFGSLFTGIGGIDLGLERAGWTCKWQVEWDPYCQHVLAHHWPDVPRWGDITRVDWSSVEPVDLIAGGFPCQPISVAGKQAAQDDVRWLWPEFARAVSVLRPRYVLVENVRNLLAVNGGRALGEVLGDLDTLGYHTERHVISASDVGAPHLRERLWIVARTEQPGPLADANHRGSLDAVRPRRDAAGDGGADVADAARPGRQEQRRAIAVEPEQRPAQRGGEALPNTTGGRDGLDGCGPFEVAAASAPHGTRWATEPDVGRVAHGVPAPLDGGDI